A stretch of the Perca flavescens isolate YP-PL-M2 chromosome 3, PFLA_1.0, whole genome shotgun sequence genome encodes the following:
- the LOC114552852 gene encoding succinate receptor 1-like → MSYKRHQNHQSTVFTVSSVQILSWLHLLMAALYTQATSNYSMVPPCTKIPDMLLRYFLSPSYGIEFCIGFPGNFVVVLGYIFCLQQWQSCNIYLFSLAVSDLIFLCTLPRLAYLYANDQSETSPYACIINRYVLHVNLYTSILFMVLLSMDRFLLIRYPTRNHYLLRPQSALIVTGLSWLAVNVEVAPMISLMIDDLQGGNWSRCRDFASLEGDINTLGYSLGLTLIGYLLPVLGLCGFSYQIAHLLRVQERAVQNRTTSYKRPLRVVVMAAVMFLVLYTPFHVLRNVRIASNEAWAGLCTKMYIQGLYILTRPWAYLHSVIGPVFYFLMGDKFRELLFAKLRKLGRMKEQQRGPD, encoded by the exons ATGTCATATAAGAGGCACCAGAACCACCAGAGCACAGTGTTTACTGTTTCCAGTGTACAGATACTGTCGTGGCTGCACCTGCTCATGGCCGCACTCTATACCCAGGCTACCAGCAACTACAGCATG GTGCCACCTTGTACAAAGATCCCTGACATGCTCCTGCGGTACTTCCTGTCACCGTCTTATGGCATCGAGTTCTGCATTGGTTTTCCTGGCAATTTTGTGGTTGTACTTGGTTACATATTTTGTTTGCAGCAGTGGCAGAGCTGCAACATTTACCTCTTCAGCCTGGCTGTCTCCGACCTAATTTTCCTCTGCACTCTGCCACGTCTCGCGTACCTCTATGCAAACGACCAATCAGAGACCAGTCCCTATGCTTGCATTATCAACCGCTATGTTTTGCATGTAAATCTTTACACTTCCATCCTGTTTATGGTTTTGCTAAGCATGGACCGCTTCCTGCTCATAAGATATCCAACACGGAACCACTACCTGCTGAGGCCACAATCAGCCTTGATCGTAACAGGGCTGAGCTGGCTAGCTGTCAATGTGGAAGTTGCTCCAATGATATCACTGATGATTGATGACCTCCAGGGTGGAAACTGGAGTCGCTGCAGGGATTTTGCCAGCTTGGAAGGAGACATCAATACATTGGGCTACAGCCTGGGACTAACCCTGATTGGTTACCTTCTCCCTGTGCTTGGACTTTGTGGTTTCTCCTACCAAATTGCACATCTGCTCCGTGTCCAGGAAAGGGCTGTCCAGAACAGGACAACATCATACAAGCGGCCTTTGAGGGTTGTTGTAATGGCTGCAGTCATGTTTCTGGTTCTCTACACTCCATTCCATGTGCTGAGAAATGTCAGAATAGCATCTAATGAGGCCTGGGCAGGGCTGTGTACAAAGATGTACATACAGGGCCTGTACATTCTGACCCGACCGTGGGCCTATTTGCACAGTGTCATCGGCCCTGTCTTCTACTTCCTCATGGGTGACAAGTTCAGAGAGCTCCTATTTGCCAAGCTCAGAAAGCTGGGCAGAATGAAAGAGCAGCAAAGAGGACCAGACTGA